Proteins encoded together in one Mobula birostris isolate sMobBir1 chromosome 9, sMobBir1.hap1, whole genome shotgun sequence window:
- the LOC140203493 gene encoding salivary gland specific protein SAGSIN1, with the protein MAGLLQLALNLSRPAVISYGGFAKGLSRTLVTFFELAWRLRLRFPYLYLVTSMVLNVRLQVHIEIH; encoded by the exons ATGGCGGGCCTGCTCCAGCTGGCCCTCAACCTCAGCCGCCCGGCCGTCATCTCTTACGGCGGTTTCGCCAAAGGCCTGAGCCGCACCCTCGTCACCTTCTTCGAGCTGGCCTGGCGGCTCCGCCTCCGCTTCCCTTACCTCTACCTGGTGACCTCCATGGTGCTCAACGTCCGCctacag GTTCACATTGAGATCCACTAG